One window of Vespula pensylvanica isolate Volc-1 chromosome 17, ASM1446617v1, whole genome shotgun sequence genomic DNA carries:
- the LOC122635181 gene encoding uncharacterized protein LOC122635181 isoform X2, with translation MNNNTMRVERTSTDLVPQLLGMFDELARRGNGYEDHQVVLSASCNIPAALQKRLSLVPHSQRGSIFGQLCGEATKKGSSCNSGSNSNSNNSHRDKSVEMCERTEDTDTTSTIDVVVTQHGVDNNNDNDNNNDDDNNNNNNNNNDDADDDDDDDDDDEDEDEEDDEEEEEEERERERERREVVKVEKENDGNRLSINVIVQDDKKNSYVQETNSKNANGGTLTQLRYKRRCRSGRPLSGSSIASSTSSSGCSNQGNPSSATNPYLASVESLADTCASSQGSGDSGVVTVSEASCRIGNVTNGQRRDSAEGDTSSYRPRYCDPHRNPVERVLLEIVDTEAIYVEHLRQVIQGYLIFWRDDPTSFVHQLQLSDLFSNIEDIFKFNREFLKEIEKCAFDPVCVANTFIKHNSGFKVYTEYCTNYPRTVSVLTDLMGQEETAKAFRERQAALDHALPLGSFLLKPVQRILKYHLLLENLSKEYGAGCDARENEAEGRSAIEGALAAMTGIAKHINAMKRRHEHAVRVQEIQSLLYGWSGPDLTTSGELIAEGRFRMRGAKAPRHAFLFDRMLLLTKKKEDGLLVYKAHIMCSNLMLIESIPGEPLSFHVIPFDNPRLQYTLQARNLEQKREWTLQIKRVILENYNAVIPSHARQLFLQLGQTQHEDDSPTDKSSAKKLYSAPPEYLEKRKQERERRRSETGIRHKFKKSTRKSESPAIATEDSPASLRKNPNNETEMHDSRDQNLNRCSDGRTLKVKDRFTGWRRKSEPGFQSYVSLNQSDEDQKEETTADNMETTLVESDRTINTSNEENKPTNSQQVETKENNEQQTATTTTPAVAQTVEEIVGHILMQNQEFQKLLEKQRTSSSINVRQQQRFNKRISADTSDESDCENANYVGGTSNNRVRASHRETQRLVRTNNAWNSLSSASTRDTPQPALRLLYDNLKSSDGKTSVHETLNTKNNVNRVHEKRALFEAFKRQSIVTESKIIKTALRIRENSTSANEDSNDTSIRGNNDQDYSEKANEVQPSPERKDKANDINQQDIIKEADESKGFGNYDNLQHVWEGLQEEQDVNGSDSPTRPAVWLTKLCEGLPTSPQKCGSLPRSFQINPNSQLSVTKSRFLQRDGKPMTERPFTIASDKPAEINLEDMERYASSCQPEGRIAKFPTSVSTSTSTFFCSLDDTLTDAYSEIHMVSPTTTNIHPDHKIYRATNGSTRFKNVLSKAGSRLQGLRNTLSTETLECSEEIERTKYFRSLSNGKSKRKGKSKHSRESSSDVEELVGCVPAAGPTDYRIPSLYYKQGSSSLGARIAQSDYADPTVLFAENKRNGSNEETRKIDENAKENERDKEEEDEEDEEGSSSRETNRRESETDSFYERSFEIIENYVDVDGEEVFRDSAIFSDADDVLLMRTDIGGGGEGGGGATTSAGNKQKVAPPVPAKKKLECSSVSTTVSSIVQESNIVGKPYVAQKPDYLKIKSIFLRAQSSSSSSSSSSSSSSSNNSNSSSSPEGKISSIRSSFVKRDVDRKCMTNDVALNEGSGDTGNDDKDDVSAGQSQAGWVKKIVCQLQGHVET, from the exons GTACGAGTACAGACCTGGTGCCACAATTATTGGGCATGTTCGACGAGCTGGCACGTCGTGGAAACGGTTACGAGGATCACCAAGTAGTCCTCTCAGCGTCTTGTAATATACCAGCGGCTTTGCAGAAACGATTGAGTTTGGTACCGCACTCACAACGAGGTTCCATATTCGGTCAGCTTTGTGGGGAGGCTACGAAGAAAGGTAGTAGCTGTAATAGcggtagtaatagtaatagtaataatagtcaTCGGGATAAGAGCGTGGAGATGTGTGAGAGAACGGAAGATACGGATACGACAAGTACGATAGATGTTGTGGTAACTCAACATGGTGttgacaacaacaacgacaacgacaacaacaacgacgacgataacaacaacaacaacaacaacaacaacgacgacgccgacgatgacgacgacgacgacgacgacgacgaggacgaggacgaagaggacgacgaggaggaggaagaggaggagagagagagagaaagagaaaggagggaggtggtcaaagtagaaaaagaaaatgatggaaATAGATTGTCGATCAACGTTATCGTGCAAGACGATAAGAAGAATTCTTATGTACAAGAAACAAACAGCAAGAACGCCAATGGAGGAACGCTTACTCAGCTTAGGTATAAAAGAAGATGTAGAAGTGGAAGACCATTGTCTGGTAGTTCGATAGCCTCTAGTACATCGTCGAGTGGCTGTAGCAATCAGGGAAATCCATCGTCTGCGACTAATCCATATTTGGCTTCTGTCGAATCATTAGCTGATACCTGTGCCAGTTCTCAAG GTTCAGGCGATAGCGGAGTAGTCACCGTATCCGAAGCCAGCTGTCGTATTGGTAATGTTACCAATGGTCAAAGAAGGGACAGTGCTGAAGGGGACACTTCCTCCTATCGACCACGTTATTGCGATCCACATCGTAATCCCGTGGAAAGAGTATTGCTTGAGATTGTTGATACCGAAGCTATATATGTTGAACACTTGCGACAAGTTATACAG gGCTATCTCATATTTTGGAGAGACGATCCCACATCGTTCGTACATCAGCTACAACTGAGCGACTTGTTCAGCAACATCGAGGACATTTTCAAGTTCAACAG AGAATTCCtaaaagaaatcgagaaaTGTGCTTTTGATCCAGTTTGCGTGGCTAACACTTTCATCAAGCATAATTCAGGATTTAAGGTCTATACCGAATACTGCACGAATTATCCCAG aacTGTCTCTGTATTAACCGACTTGATGGGACAAGAGGAAACGGCCAAAGCGTTTAGAGAAAGACAGGCAGCTTTAGATCACGCGTTACCTCTGGGATCATTTTTGTTGAAGCCTGTTCAAAGGATTCTCAAGTATCACTTGTTGCTAgag AATTTATCGAAAGAGTATGGGGCAGGTTGTGACGCAAGAGAAAACGAGGCAGAAGGAAGAAGTGCAATCGAGGGTGCACTTGCAGCGATGACTGGCATCGCAAAACATATTAACGCGATGAAGAGAAGACACGAGCACGCAGTAAGAGTTCAAGAGATTCAATCGCTTCTTTATGGATGGTCCGGACCGGATTTAACTACCAGTGGTGAACTTATAGCTGAAGGTCGCTTCAGAATGAGAGGAGCAAAAGCACCGAGACACGCTTTTCTCTTCGACAGGATGTTACTTCTTaccaagaaaaaggaagatggtTTATTGGTCTACAAGGCTCATATCATG TGTTCCAATCTGATGCTGATCGAAAGCATCCCAGGAGAACCACTAAGCTTTCATGTGATACCCTTTGATAATCCAAGGTTGCAATATACATTGcag gCACGCAACCTGGAGCAAAAGAGGGAATGGACCttgcaaataaaaagagtaatcCTTGAGAATTACAACGCTGTTATACCTTCTCACGCCAGGCAGCTGTTTCTACAACTTGGTCAGACTCAACACGAAG ACGATTCTCCGACCGACAAAAGCTCGGCGAAAAAGTTATACTCGGCGCCGCCGGAATATTTAGAGAAACgtaagcaagaaagagaaagaagaagatcagAAACTGGTATAAGGCATAAGTTCAAAAAGAGTACAAGAAAATCTGAATCACCTGCTATCGCTAccgag GACTCACCGGCATCGTTAAGGAAAAATCCTAATAACGAGACTGAAATGCACGACTCGAGAGATCAGAATCTTAACAGGTGTTCCGACGGACGTACTCTCAAAGTaaag GATCGTTTCACCGGTTGGAGAAGAAAATCAGAGCCAGGATTTCAATCTTACGTTTCGTTGAATCAATCGGACGAGGATCAGAAAGAGGAGACGACGGCTGATAATATGGAAACGACTTTGGTTGAATCAGATCGTACGATCAATACCAGCAACGAGGAGAACAAGCCAACAAATTCTCAACAAGTTGAAACCAAAGAGAACAACGAACAACAGACTGCAACTACTACTACACCAGCAGTGGCCCAAACGGTTGAAGAAATAGTTGGTCATATCTTAATGCAGAATCAGGAGTTCCAAAAGTTGTTGGAAAAACAAAGAACGAGTAGTAGTATAAACGTGAGACAACAGCAAAGATTCAACAAGAGAATATCAGCTGACACTTCGGATGAAAGCGATTGTGAGAACGCTAATTACGTTGGTGGAACGTCGAACAATCGTGTCCGTGCGTCTCATCGTGAAACCCAGAGATTGGTGAGAACGAACAACGCATGGAACTCATTGTCCTCTGCTAGTACACGTGACACACCACAGCCAGCTCTAAGGTTGCTCtatgataatttaaaatcatCGGATGGTAAGACAAGCGTACACGAGACATTGAATACAAAGAACAATGTAAATCGTGTACACGAAAAGAGAGCTCTTTTCGAAGCTTTCAAAAGACAAAGTATCGTGACTGAGAGTAAGATAATAAAGACGGCTTTGAGGATCAGAGAGAACTCTACATCTGCCAACGAGGATTCAAACGATACTAGTATACGTGGTAATAACGATCAGGATTATTCGGAGAAGGCTAACGAAGTTCAACCGAGTCCCGAACGAAAGGACAAGGCCAATGATATCAATCAACAGGATATCATCAAAGAAGCTGACGAATCAAAAGGTTTCGGTAACTACGATAATCTCCAACATGTTTGGGAAGGTCTTCAAGAGGAACAAGACGTTAATGGAAGTGACAGTCCAACAAGGCCGGCCGTTTGGTTGACCAAACTCTGCGAAGGTTTACCAACTTCACCGCAAAAGTGTGGTTCCTTGCCTCGTAGCTTTCAGATCAATCCAAACTCGCAACTTAGCGTTACCAAATCTCGATTTCTTCAAAGAGATGGTAAACCAATGACCGAGAGACCTTTCACTATAGCCTCGGACAAGCCCGCCGAGATAAATCTCGAGGATATGGAAAGATACGCTTCGAGTTGTCAGCCCGAAGGTAGGATTGCCAAGTTCCCAACCTCGGTCTCTACTTCAACATCTACGTTTTTCTGTTCGCTCGATGACACTCTGACAGACGCGTATTCCGAAATTCACATGGTCTCACCTACTACGACCAACATTCATCCCGATCACAAAATCTATCGAGCTACTAACGGTAGTACGAGGTTCAAGAACGTATTGTCGAAGGCTGGTAGTCGTTTGCAAGGTCTCAGGAATACTCTCAGCACCGAAACTCTGGAATGTAgcgaagaaatagaaagaactaAATACTTTCGTTCGTTGAGCAATGgaaaatcaaagagaaaggGCAAATCCAAACATTCTAGAGAAAGTTCTTCGGACGTGGAGGAACTGGTTGGTTGTGTACCAGCTGCTGGACCAACCGATTATAGGATACCATCATTGTATTATAAACAAGGAAGTTCTAGTTTGGGTGCACGTATAGCACAGTCCGATTACGCAGACCCTACTGTCCTCTTTGCTGAAAACAAACGCAATGGTAGTAACGAGGAGACGAGAAAAATAGACGAGaacgcgaaagaaaatgaaagggataaggaagaagaggatgaggaagacGAGGAGGGATCATCTTCCAGAGAAACTAATCGTCGTGAAAGCGAGACCGACAGTTTCTACGAGAGATCGTTCGAAATTATTGAGAATTATGTTGACGTTGATGGCGAGGAAGTTTTTAGGGACAGTGCAATATTCAGTGACGCTGATGACGTTCTTCTAATGCGTACAGATATTGGTGGAGGAGgggaaggaggaggtggagctACTACGTCAGCTggtaataaacaaaaagtcGCACCTCCGGTTcctgcgaaaaaaaaattagaatgttCATCAGTGTCAACTACTGTATCGAGTATCGTGCAAGAAAGTAATATAGTTGGCAAGCCTTATGTAGCACAGAAACCTGATTACCTAAAGATAAAGTCGATCTTCTTGAGAGCacagagtagtagtagtagtagcagcagtagtagtagtagtagtagtagtaataatagtaatagtagtagtagtccaGAAggtaaaatttcttcgattagGTCGTCCTTTGTAAAAAGAGACGTTGACAGAAAGTGTATGACGAATGATGTTGCATTGAATGAAGGATCCGGCGATACTGGTAACGATGATAAGGATGATGTATCAGCTGGACAGAGTCAGGCTGGTTGGGTTAAGAAAATAGTTTGTCAATTGCAAGGACATGTTGagacataa